GGGCGTGCACAGAATGGGCGGCTCGTAGCCCGCGTTGCGGCAGATACGTTCGATGCTGCTCCGCATTGTGGCGTTCGCAATGTGCGTACAGTTCCACGTCAGGAGGTAATCCATACCATGAGCCGTTGCAATCGCGATGTGCGTTGCGTCGACGGCGGCTTGCTCCGGCATGGTACCAGCCGCCACAAGTGCGGTCGCCAAGCGCAGCGCCTCTGGTGTGGCTTCAAGAACAGGGATCGCCTTCAGCGCAGCGAGCCGCTTCTGCGCACGGCGGGAATCCCCTCCCGCTGCTTCCTGGAGGACAGGCGGAGACACGTAGAGATCGAACTGGGTGCGCCGCGTACGCCACCATCGTCGGGTCAGTTGCTGGTGTGCCCGTTGAACGAGGTCGCGACTCGGACGCGCCGTGAGGTAGCTGACAATCGTCGTTTCGACATACACGCTTGACGCCATCGCGTCACGTCTATCGCTTACCGCCGCTTGGGTCTACGTCCTGCCGTTCAGCCGCCGGCGGAGCCGGTCGGCTGCAACGGCTTGATCGGCTGGAATCCCGCCTCGCGTCCGTTCGCTCAACGTTTCGGGCTACAACTCACCATGAGCGCGTAACCTGCCAATAGCCGCCACCGATAAAGAAAAGTAACGACACGATCACTTGAAGTAGCCATCCGTACGTTCCAAACTGCTCGCCTCGATAGAGCCCTACGCCACACGACGCCGCCAGACCATTTACGCCGATGAACATCAATACGAGCGGCGCTTGTACGAAAGTCGAAAGTGGGTCGCCCGGTCTCCGCCGCCGCAAGTAGCGCCCGCCAAAGTACATCAGCGTCCCCCCGACCGCGATAATCGAGAGACCCAGGACAATTGTTGTGAGTACCTCGGATTGGCCGTTCTTTTCTGGCGATACGACCATGAAAGTCCCGAACGCCACAATTAGGATTCCCGTGATCAGTCTAGTCATCTCAGCCTCCGTGACACGACGGCGCTCCGCATGATCTCAGGTCCGATGGGCGAGCCGAACGTAAAAGGGTTTTTCCGTCATCCGGCGCGACGGGGCGTTGCGCGAGATGGTGTGATGGTTGCCGCCGGATGGCGGAAAGGCCTACCTGCGCCGCGGCTTCGGCAGGCAGGCCCCGTTGAACTGAACCGATGCTCACCGACGGTGCTCCCCACGTGTTGTGGGAATTGTAGGGCGATTAGGGGTCCGATGCCAAGCGCGCGGGGTGCTCGAAGGCGGGGGCGACCGGGTGCAGAGATGCAACTGCGGAACCACACCGGGGGTAACGTACGCTGCGGGCGGACCCGCTGGCGATGGAATGAAGGGCGCGGTGCGGCGCAGGGGCGCCCGCGGACGC
This genomic stretch from Deltaproteobacteria bacterium harbors:
- a CDS encoding type II toxin-antitoxin system VapC family toxin, giving the protein MASSVYVETTIVSYLTARPSRDLVQRAHQQLTRRWWRTRRTQFDLYVSPPVLQEAAGGDSRRAQKRLAALKAIPVLEATPEALRLATALVAAGTMPEQAAVDATHIAIATAHGMDYLLTWNCTHIANATMRSSIERICRNAGYEPPILCTPEELMED